A part of Fimbriiglobus ruber genomic DNA contains:
- a CDS encoding histidine phosphatase family protein yields MPGLFAERTVRSAPEFSGVVYSWEEIGNLLNRPIELPFPVELHMVRHGETEANARSLVTGVQDSPLTALGREQARAVGRRLDPRYDLAIHSRLSRSAETLQLAMEAGQVGVGAVYPDARINERSLGELEMTPVRPIEEFARGDFDYAPAGGDSYAEVSRRLLSFLIDLIRFIRRTDATAVLICGHMGPMRIMAGIFEELRDPSQVLARSFKNTEVFRVRWHRLAFPAFLASIAAKSA; encoded by the coding sequence ATGCCGGGCTTATTCGCGGAACGAACTGTCCGATCCGCCCCCGAGTTCTCCGGAGTGGTGTACTCGTGGGAGGAGATCGGCAACCTGCTGAACCGGCCGATCGAACTCCCCTTCCCGGTCGAACTGCACATGGTCCGGCACGGTGAGACCGAGGCGAACGCACGCTCACTGGTGACCGGTGTCCAGGACAGCCCGTTGACTGCTCTCGGACGTGAGCAAGCCCGAGCAGTCGGTCGCCGTCTCGATCCGCGGTACGATCTGGCCATCCATTCCCGGCTCAGCCGTTCCGCCGAAACCCTCCAGCTCGCGATGGAAGCCGGACAAGTCGGGGTCGGTGCCGTGTACCCGGATGCCAGGATTAACGAGCGTTCGCTAGGCGAATTGGAGATGACGCCCGTTCGTCCAATTGAGGAGTTCGCCCGCGGTGACTTCGACTACGCCCCGGCCGGAGGCGATAGCTATGCCGAAGTGTCGCGGCGGTTGCTCAGCTTCCTCATTGACCTCATCCGGTTCATCCGGCGGACCGACGCCACCGCGGTCTTGATTTGCGGACACATGGGCCCCATGCGAATCATGGCGGGGATCTTCGAGGAGCTCCGCGATCCTTCCCAGGTTCTCGCCCGCAGCTTCAAGAACACGGAAGTGTTCCGGGTACGCTGGCACCGTCTCGCGTTCCCGGCCTTTCTCGCAAGCATCG
- a CDS encoding site-specific integrase, with translation MRVVIRALRELYADTPAAEFGPLALKAARQKWVKDGRSRTECNRRAGLIKRIFKWAASEELVSSTVYHSLVTITGLQKGRTLAPETNPVCPVDDAVVDATLPFLNRYVRGLVEFQRLTGCRPGEACAVRRCDIDMSGSVWLYRPTRHKNAWRGKPRTIAIGPRAQEVLKPFFTPNPDDYLFSPRRAVEEQLADRTAQRKTPRYPSHMRRNAEKRAAKPKRLLAETYDRGSYGLAIDRASERAFPPPAPLSQCDGETRAAWWNRLSSQQRDEVKSWWKEHRWHPNQLRHAFATIVRKQHGLEAAQVLLGHTRADVTQVYAERNEQLAATVAAMIG, from the coding sequence GTGCGTGTCGTAATTCGGGCGTTACGAGAGTTGTACGCCGACACACCTGCAGCCGAGTTCGGCCCCTTGGCGCTAAAAGCCGCACGTCAGAAGTGGGTCAAGGACGGGCGGAGTCGGACGGAGTGCAACCGTCGCGCGGGCCTGATCAAGCGTATTTTCAAATGGGCGGCTTCGGAGGAACTGGTTTCCTCAACCGTTTACCATTCCCTCGTCACGATTACGGGTCTACAGAAGGGGCGGACGCTGGCCCCAGAGACGAATCCTGTCTGCCCGGTCGATGACGCCGTGGTCGACGCGACACTACCTTTTCTAAACCGCTACGTCCGCGGCTTGGTCGAATTCCAACGATTGACTGGCTGCCGGCCGGGAGAGGCCTGTGCCGTCCGCCGCTGCGACATCGATATGAGTGGCTCAGTCTGGCTGTACCGGCCAACTCGACACAAGAACGCGTGGCGCGGAAAGCCCCGCACCATTGCGATCGGGCCGCGGGCGCAAGAAGTACTGAAGCCGTTCTTCACCCCGAATCCCGACGATTACTTGTTCAGTCCTCGGCGGGCGGTTGAGGAGCAACTCGCGGATCGGACAGCCCAGCGGAAAACCCCTCGTTACCCGTCCCACATGAGGCGGAACGCGGAGAAGCGGGCGGCAAAACCGAAACGCTTACTCGCCGAGACGTACGACCGGGGGAGCTACGGACTGGCCATCGATCGCGCGAGCGAGCGGGCCTTCCCACCCCCAGCCCCCCTGTCACAATGCGATGGGGAAACGCGGGCGGCGTGGTGGAATCGGTTGTCGTCACAGCAACGCGACGAGGTAAAATCTTGGTGGAAAGAGCACCGCTGGCATCCCAATCAACTCCGACACGCGTTTGCCACGATTGTCCGCAAGCAGCACGGTTTGGAGGCCGCACAAGTGCTTCTCGGACACACTCGGGCGGACGTAACGCAGGTGTACGCCGAGCGAAATGAACAACTGGCCGCAACGGTCGCGGCAATGATAGGATAG